The Methanomicrobiales archaeon genome contains the following window.
TGCGCGGGTCCAGCAGTACAAGGAGCAGAACGGCGGCGTTTGAGCGGATGCGATCCTCCTTCATTTGCCCCGCCGCGGGACGCGGGGAGGCGGCCGCGCCTGCGCTAGCCGCCCAGGACGGGAGACGCATGCGGCAGGCGGATCATCTGCATGGCCTCCCGGGCGGCCTTCTGCACCTCGGCATCCTCCAGGTCGTTCAGCACCTCGAGGAGGTGATCGAAGGCCTCGCCGTCCCGCAGGAGCCCCAGGGATCGCACGGCAGCCAGCCGCACGTCCTTCTCCGGATCCTTCAGGGCGCCGACGAGCGCCGCCACCACCCTCCTCTCCCGAAACGCCCCGAGCGCCCGTGCGGCGTTCTTCCGCATGCGGCAGTCCCCGCTGCCCAGCGCTTCGACGAGGGGATCGATGGTGAGCGGATCGCATATCCAGCGGAGGGCGAGGGCCGCCTCGTAGCGCACGCACGGCTCCGCGTCCTGCAGCCGCTCCCGCAGGGCCCCCGTGGCGCGGGGGTCCCGCAGCTCCCCGAGCGCCCAGGCTGCTCCCCGGCGGACGTCCCTGTCTTCATCCTGCAGGCACATAACGAGCGGCTCCACCGCCGCCGGATCGTGCACCTCGCCGAGAGCCCAGGTCGCCACGACACGCACGAATACTTCCCTGTCTTCGAGGGCACGGATGAGAGGGCGGACCGCGCGGCGATCCTTCATCTCCCCCAGAGCCCAGACGGCCCCCAGGCGGATATCCCGGTCCGCATCGGAGAGGGCGCCGAGGAGCGGCTCGAGCGCCGTCTCCCCCATCGCGACCAGCGCCAGGGTGGCATGGAACCGCACGTGCCACTCCTCGTCCCGCAGGGCCTCGATCAGAGCGGGGATCGTCCTCCCGGATCGCAGCCCCCCGAGTGTCTCCGCCGCCGCACTCCGCAGGCGCCGATCTCCCTCGCGGAGCGCCTGAACGAGGGGATCCACCGCCGCATCCCCGAGGGCGATGAGGGCCTGCTGCACGCGGCGGAGGTCTTCCGACTCGTGGTTCCGCATCACCCGGATCAGGCCGTCAGCGTCGGCGGATGCCTGCATCTTCTCGATGTTCGGTGCGAACAGGCTGCGGTTGAGACTCATGAACGCAGAAAACCCCCGTATCCACGAGATCCACCCGCCAGAGGCGGGAACTAGAAGAAAGTAAAGGCCGTGATCCTTAATACGCTTCTCGATGTGGCATTCGGTTTTTTTGCACGTATCCCGCGCCGATCGGGAGTGTTGCCCCTCATACGATGAGCCTCTTCCGCATCAGGTTCACCGATACGACGAACAGAACGCCGGATACGACCAGAATCCAGGCCAGGTTGAAGAGCAGGTCAGCGCTCAGGTTCGCCAGCGTGAGCGCCCGGATGATCGCGACCAGGTGGGTGAGGGGGAAGACAGCAAAGGCGATGCCCTGGACGGGCTCCGGCAGGAGCGTGATCGGGAAGAATGTCCCCGAGAAGAGGAACATCGGGGTGATGAAGAGGAACGTGGGCAGATTGAGCGTATCGATGTGCGGGGTGACGGACGTGAAGCACATCCCGATGACGGCGAAGAGAAACCCGCCCAGGAACGCGAAGGGCAGGATCAGCAGGGACGAGGGGAGAGCGACGACGCCGAAGAGGATCAGGATGGGCAGCATGATCGCCGCGTTGATCAGGCTCCGCGTCGCTCCCCAGAGGATCTCGCCTGTTATGACCTCCTCGATGGTGAGCGGCGTGGCGATGATGGCGTCGAAGGTCTTCTGGAAGTACATGCGGACGAACGAGCTGTAGGTCGTCTCGAAGAAGGCGGAGTACATGATGGAGACGGCGACGAGAGCCGGGGCGATGAAGCGGGCGTAGGAGACGCCGTCGATCTCGCTCACGAAGGTCCCCAGACCGAACCCGAGGGCCAGGAGGTAGAGGATCGGCTCCAGCACCGGCGGGAGGAAGTTCACCTTGAACGTCTTGAAAAAGACGTCACGGTTCCGCCTCCAGACCTTCCAGACGCCGCCGCCGATCTTCGGTACCTCGAGGTATCCCATGCCGCCTCACTCCCGCAGGGATCTGCCGGTGATCTTCAGAAAGACGTCCTCCAGCGTTGCCGGACGGGCGAAGATGCGCTCCGTCTTGCAGCTGTCCAGGAGGGCGGCGGTGATCTCCCGCGGGCGGTCGGTGTAGACCTGGACGCGGTTGTCCCAGACGTCGAACTTCGCCCCCCTCTCCCGCAGGCAGTCGAGCACGCGGGGCTGCGCCTCCGCCTCCACGATGCTGGTGCCGATGTACTGCCGCACCAGCGCGTCCGGGTTGCCCTCCACGAAGATTCTGCCGTTGTCCATGATCACCAGCCGATCGCAGAGCCGCTGCGCCTCTTCCATGTAGTGCGTGGTGAGGACGATGGTGTTCCCCCGCGCCTGCAGGCTGCGGAGCTTCTCCCAGATGAGGTGCCGGGCCTGCGGATCGAGACCGATGGTGGGCTCGTCCAGGATCAGGAGGGAGGGGTTGTTCACCAGCGCCCGCGCCAGGATCAGGCGCCGCTTCATCCCGCCGGAGAGCTTCTCGATGGAGGCGTCCCGCTTATCCTGCAGCTGCACGAACTCGAGCAGGTCTTCGGCCCGTGCCGAGGCTTCTTCGCGGGGGATGTCGAAGTAGCGCGCGTATACCAGCAGGTTCTCGTAGACGCTGAAGTCCGGGTCCAGGTTCGTCTCCTGGGGCACGACCCCGAGGCGGCGTTTGATCTCCCGCTGATGGGCTTCCACGTCCATCGAAAAGACCTCGAGCCTTCCGGAGGTCTTGGGGGATACGCACTGGATCATCTTCATGGTGGTGGTCTTTCCCGCGCCGTTGGGCCCCAGGAACCCGAAGACCTCCCCCTGCCGCACCTCGAACGTGACATGGTCCACGGCGGTAAAGCCGCCATACCGCTTCACCAGATCCTCTGCCACGATGACGGGAGGTATAGAGCACCACCACCTGTTCGCCCGGTCGCCGTTGAGCCGCGGGCTGCCGGGGTAACCGTTGTGCCTCCCCAGAGAAAAAGGTTCAGCTGCGGCGGGAGTGCTGCATCCCCGCTCTTTCCCGCACGAGCATCGGACGCTATCCCCGTTGGTCCGAATTAATTCTTTTGAATTCTAATTAATCGACGCATATTGAAAATGGAAAAATAAAATGATTTAAATATACAATGCTCAAACTATCTGTAAATGTCTGCGACGCTGAACACCGTGCCCGATCCGGCGATCGAAGTGCGGGATCTGACGAAGCACTACGGAGAGGTGAGGGCGGTCGAGGGCGTCTCCCTCACCGTGGGCAGAGGGGAACTCTTCGGTCTGCTCGGACCGAACGGCTCCGGGAAGACGACCATCAACCGCCTGCTGACGGGCCAGATCCGCCCGACGAAGGGGAGCGCCCGCGTCCTCGGCGTGGACGTCCTCGACCGCCCCCTGGAGGTGCGGGAGCGGGTCGGCATCATCCCCGAGCAGGAGACACCCCCGAGTTTCCTCACGGCGGAGGAGTACCTGCACTTCGTGGGGCGGATCCGCGGGGTCGAGCGGATCGATGCGCAGGCGGACCGCTGGTTCCGCCTGCTCGACTTCGAGGAGAAACGGGAGGTCCTCTGCAAGGACCTCTCCCGCGGCACCCGCCAGAAGCTGATGTTCGCCCAGGCGTTCCTCCACGAGCCGACGCTCGCCTTCATCGACGAGCCCCTGATCAACCTGGACCCCATCATGCAGAGGCGGGTCAAGAACTTCCTGACGGAGTACGTCGCGGAGGGGAACACCATCTTCATCTCCACCCACATCCTGGGGATCGCCGAGGAGATCTGCTCCCGCATCGGCATCATCTACCGCGGGCGGATCGTCCACGACGCCCCCGTGCGGGACCTGAGGGAAGGGGGGACGCGGCTTGAGGATCTCTTCCTCGCCTGCACAGCGGCGTGACACCGCCGCTCTCCTCCTCCGAGCCATGATCGTCGAGGAGTGGCGGCTCCACTCCAGCGTCTTCGGCGGGCTGATGTTCGCCCTCCTCCCCGCCCTCGTCGCATTCTTCTCCGCCGCAGCAGCCCTCTCCCTGCCCGTCTTCTCGCGGATCGTCCCCATGGAGCAGGTGGTGCTCCTCGCCCACTACCTCTTCGCCTTCTTCGGTCTGAACGTGGGCGGCTTCGGGCTGATGGGACGGGAGTTCATGAACCGCCGCTTCGGGCAGGCGAGCCTGATCGCCTACTCCTCGCGGAGCCTGCCGGTATCGGAACGGCGGATCTTCTTCAGCTTCCTGGTAAAAGACGTCCTCTTCTACTTCGCCCTCTGGATCCTCCCCTGCGTCGCCGGTCTCGCGATCGTCTCCCCCTTCCTCGGGATCCCCCCCGTCGCCATCCTGCACCTGCTCCTCACGCTCTCCCTCGCCTTCCTGACCGGGCTCTCCGCCGTCTTCTTCCTCTCCACCCTCTACGCCCACTCGCAGAAGCTGCTGATCGGCACCGTTCTCGCTGCCGCTGCCGCTGCCCTCCTGACGGGCGCATGCCTGAACCTGAACGTTCTCTGGGCCCTGCCGCCGTACCGGCTCTTCCGCGACCTCTCGGCGGGAAACCTGCTCGCGTCCCTGGCGCTGGCGATCGTCCCTGCCGCACTCTCGCTCGCCTTCCTGAACGTGGACTACCCCGAGAAGAAGCGGACCTACCGCAACGCCCTGGACGGGCTGGCCCGCCGCATGCCCTGGGCGGCGTATGCCCCCTTCATGGCCAAGGACTGCCTCGACCTCTCGCGGAGCGAGGGGGGTCTCGGGAAGATCGTCTTCTCGTTCCTCCTCCCGATCGCGCTCATCGGGGTGCTGCTGTTCGCATTCCTGCCGTTCGTCCCCGCCCTGCAGCCGCTCCCCCTGTTCGCCCTCTTTCTCGGGATCATCACCTCGACCGTCTACAACTGGCTCACCGAGTACGACCTCTTCGCCAGCTATGCCTTCCTCCCCGTGCAGGTATCGACGGTGATCCGCAGCAAACTCGCGAGCTACGCCCTCTTTAACGCCATTCCCCTGCTCATCCTTGCGGCGCTGGCGATCGGGACGGGGGATCCCGCCCCGTTTCTCCCCGTCATCGCCACGTTCGTCTCCCTCTCCGCCTATGCGGTGGCAGTGATCGTCTACCTCACCGGCCTGCACCCGAACATCCTGCTCTACAACGCCCGGGTGTTCGGCCAGTACGTCGCCGCCCTCGCGCCCCTGCTGCTCGCCTTCATCTTCCTCTCCCTCCTCTCCCCCTATTACCTGACCGCAGGGCTGGCGCTCCTGCCGCTCTCCGCATGGATCCTGCAGAAGAGCTACCGCAAGTGGGACGCCGCGGAGTCGCTGCGCTTCTAGACCGCCGGCGGGACCCGCGCGGGTCCGCCGGGGCCTGTTCCCCCACCCTTTATCTGGATGCAGCGTGCAAGAAGGGGGCGATGCTCTTCGAGGCGTTGCTGGAGCGCCTGCCGGACCGGAGCCTCATCCTGGTCGAGGACGACATCGGATTCGTGAAGACGATCTTTGCGGAGAGGCTGGCGTCGAAGGCGGCGTCAGCCGGCTGGCAGGTGCGCTACATCACGGCGGGCTACAAAGAGGACGTCCAGGCGGAGATGCGCATGCAGGGGCTGGAAGCGGCGGAGCGGATCGAGTTCTCCGACCGCTTCCGGGACCGGAAGACGCTCGCCGCGAACTGCACCGGGGATCTCTGCATTGTCGACGCCATCACCACGCTCCTCTCTGATGCGGGGGCGACGGAGGTGGCAGGTCTCGTCGACTCCCTGCTCGATGCCAGCCGGCAGGGGCGCATCATCCTGATGCTGGCGGACCGGGGGGTGCTGCAGGCGGGAACCGAGCGGTACCTGCATGTCCGTGCGGACGGCGTGATTCAGTTCGGGGGTTCCGGCGAG
Protein-coding sequences here:
- a CDS encoding HEAT repeat domain-containing protein, whose protein sequence is MSLNRSLFAPNIEKMQASADADGLIRVMRNHESEDLRRVQQALIALGDAAVDPLVQALREGDRRLRSAAAETLGGLRSGRTIPALIEALRDEEWHVRFHATLALVAMGETALEPLLGALSDADRDIRLGAVWALGEMKDRRAVRPLIRALEDREVFVRVVATWALGEVHDPAAVEPLVMCLQDEDRDVRRGAAWALGELRDPRATGALRERLQDAEPCVRYEAALALRWICDPLTIDPLVEALGSGDCRMRKNAARALGAFRERRVVAALVGALKDPEKDVRLAAVRSLGLLRDGEAFDHLLEVLNDLEDAEVQKAAREAMQMIRLPHASPVLGG
- a CDS encoding ABC transporter permease encodes the protein MGYLEVPKIGGGVWKVWRRNRDVFFKTFKVNFLPPVLEPILYLLALGFGLGTFVSEIDGVSYARFIAPALVAVSIMYSAFFETTYSSFVRMYFQKTFDAIIATPLTIEEVITGEILWGATRSLINAAIMLPILILFGVVALPSSLLILPFAFLGGFLFAVIGMCFTSVTPHIDTLNLPTFLFITPMFLFSGTFFPITLLPEPVQGIAFAVFPLTHLVAIIRALTLANLSADLLFNLAWILVVSGVLFVVSVNLMRKRLIV
- a CDS encoding ABC transporter ATP-binding protein codes for the protein MAEDLVKRYGGFTAVDHVTFEVRQGEVFGFLGPNGAGKTTTMKMIQCVSPKTSGRLEVFSMDVEAHQREIKRRLGVVPQETNLDPDFSVYENLLVYARYFDIPREEASARAEDLLEFVQLQDKRDASIEKLSGGMKRRLILARALVNNPSLLILDEPTIGLDPQARHLIWEKLRSLQARGNTIVLTTHYMEEAQRLCDRLVIMDNGRIFVEGNPDALVRQYIGTSIVEAEAQPRVLDCLRERGAKFDVWDNRVQVYTDRPREITAALLDSCKTERIFARPATLEDVFLKITGRSLRE
- a CDS encoding ABC transporter ATP-binding protein, producing MSATLNTVPDPAIEVRDLTKHYGEVRAVEGVSLTVGRGELFGLLGPNGSGKTTINRLLTGQIRPTKGSARVLGVDVLDRPLEVRERVGIIPEQETPPSFLTAEEYLHFVGRIRGVERIDAQADRWFRLLDFEEKREVLCKDLSRGTRQKLMFAQAFLHEPTLAFIDEPLINLDPIMQRRVKNFLTEYVAEGNTIFISTHILGIAEEICSRIGIIYRGRIVHDAPVRDLREGGTRLEDLFLACTAA